Genomic DNA from Flavobacterium sp. N502540:
CGTGCACAAAGTGTTTCAAAAGGCAGAGCTCAAGCATACGACTTTGGAAGAGTTTATCCTTAACTAAATGGAAGTATTACAAATTGTTTACATAAGTTGTTTAAGCATAACAACACTAAAAGCAATAGTTTTGGGCTGGAAATATACATTTCCTGCTCAAAACTATTTGGGTATTTATCTAATTGGGACTTTAAGTTTAGAAGTCTTTGGAGAAATTAAAGCCTACTTAAAGCAATTTGACTTTGCCGTTTATTATAATATATATGCAATATCCTGCATTCTATTTTTTGGAATCTATTTTTCAAAAATCTATATCGGAAATTTTAAGCGAATTGGATTATTTGTTGCATTCATCCTTTTATCTTACTGTTTCATTTTTATTGATATTCTAAGCACAAAGTTTTTACCACAACTAGGAATATTGGTAGCTTTATTCTACATTTTTAATTCCATTTTGTGGTTTTATCAAAAACTTCAAATTCCGGTTGAAGGTAAGATTACCGACGATCAGAATTTCTGGATTTCAACCGCTTTACTTTTCTGGAGTACTTACATTATTTTTAGGTTTACACCTATGTATTTATTCGAAAAGGAAGATCTGTTTTTCTTAGAAATTCTAAAAAAAATTAGCTCTGTAGTCAATTTTATCATGTATGCTCTATTTTATTATGCCCTTATAAAATATGAGCGAATCACAAAAACCTCAACTAAATGAGCGAGCTGCCTCACGAAATAAAACTTACTTATATCATTGCCATCATAGTGATGCTACTTTTTGTTTGTTTTATAATTATCGTCGTGTTTATTTACAACAAAAAACAGCTTATTCAGCAGCAGGAAAACCAAATCAAAGAAAGCGAGTTTCAAAACCAGTTGCTGCAGAAAGAATTAGAACGTCAGAAAGCAATTCAAGTAGAAAGAGAGCGTATTTCGCAGGATATGCATGATGATCTTGGTGCCGGAATTTCGGCCATAAAACTTCAGGCAGAATTTTTAAAATATAAAATGCCTGAAGAAAGTTTTTCGGAAGATCTGGAAGTCATTATAACTACTTCAGAAGATATGAATTTAGCCATGAGAGAAATTCTCTGGAGTCTGAATTCTCAAAATGATACTATTGGTAATTTTATAGAATATGTGAGTCTCTATGTCAAACGTTTTTTAGACAAAACGACTATAACATTTCAGCTAGATTCGAATATCATTGAAAAAGAAACCAATTTATCTGTAAAAGCCAGAAGAAATCTCTTTTTGGTAGTAAAAGAAGCCGTACACAATGTATACAAACACAGTGAGGCCACTAACCTACTGATTAGATTTGAGGAATCTGATATTTCGTTTAAAATTGAAATCATCGATGACGGTATCGGATTTTCTGAAACGATTCAAAAAGGAAATGGTATCAACAATATGTCGCTTCGAATGGAAGCCATACATGGCACTTTTAAAATTGTTTCTGCTCAAAAAGGGACACATTTATTGTTTGTGTGCCCCTTAGAAGATCAAATTTTAGAACAGTACAGCAAAGAATCTTTTTAATACATCAAAAGCAGGCTTTTCCTTATTTATACAATTCTTCTCTAATTTTGATTAGAGTTTGAACGGCCTTTTCTTCATCAGGTTTGTCAGGAAGATTTGAAGTTACGTAATGACTTTCGATTGAAGCAATTAATTGATCGGCCATTTCTAATAAATCATCGTATTCTTTATTTCCTGCTTTTATATCTAATAATTCATCCCGATTAGAAACTCTGATATTTAATTTTCCAGTGGACAAAATCTGTTCCGCAGTTTGTAAAAGTCTGATAGTATGCATCATGTTTTTACTGTCATAATTCTTTCCATGCTGCTGATTCGTATTGTAACGATCTTCGTTACGCTTCTCAATCCAATTCCAGTATTCAGTATATTCTTTGCAATACTTTGAATAGCCATCCTGATTACAAGACAAGTAACCCATTAGCTTTTCATCTTTTGGAATTGATGAAAGCGAAACTTCATTGGAGGTTTCTTTCTGAATAATTCCTTTATAGCCTAAAGTTTTATTTTCGTCATAAAACATGGCAAACATTCCTTTTGAATTAGGCAGATTTACTAAACCTATTTGTTCCTGATTCCAGTTATTCTCTTTTAAAAATGCCAATAAAGAAACTGTTTCGTATCCATTTAAAACATAACAAAAGTCCAAAAGGTTTTTCTTTTCCTTTGGCATTGGATTTACAATTTTCTTGTTTAAACCTCTCGCCTTTTTGATCTGAGTTACGGCATAACCTGCAAAAGAATCTTTGCAGAGTTTAGACAAAAAATCTCCTAATTGTA
This window encodes:
- a CDS encoding sensor histidine kinase, giving the protein MSELPHEIKLTYIIAIIVMLLFVCFIIIVVFIYNKKQLIQQQENQIKESEFQNQLLQKELERQKAIQVERERISQDMHDDLGAGISAIKLQAEFLKYKMPEESFSEDLEVIITTSEDMNLAMREILWSLNSQNDTIGNFIEYVSLYVKRFLDKTTITFQLDSNIIEKETNLSVKARRNLFLVVKEAVHNVYKHSEATNLLIRFEESDISFKIEIIDDGIGFSETIQKGNGINNMSLRMEAIHGTFKIVSAQKGTHLLFVCPLEDQILEQYSKESF
- a CDS encoding nucleotidyltransferase domain-containing protein, with amino-acid sequence MTIQNLKSQNLILFEVISGSRSFGLNTPTSDTDIKGVYYLPKEKFFGLDYIPQVSNETNDEVYYEIGRFVELLLKNNPNILEILASPEDCILYKHPLMERLQLGDFLSKLCKDSFAGYAVTQIKKARGLNKKIVNPMPKEKKNLLDFCYVLNGYETVSLLAFLKENNWNQEQIGLVNLPNSKGMFAMFYDENKTLGYKGIIQKETSNEVSLSSIPKDEKLMGYLSCNQDGYSKYCKEYTEYWNWIEKRNEDRYNTNQQHGKNYDSKNMMHTIRLLQTAEQILSTGKLNIRVSNRDELLDIKAGNKEYDDLLEMADQLIASIESHYVTSNLPDKPDEEKAVQTLIKIREELYK